The Lepisosteus oculatus isolate fLepOcu1 chromosome 4, fLepOcu1.hap2, whole genome shotgun sequence genome window below encodes:
- the atoh1c gene encoding uncharacterized protein atoh1c, which yields MPRHQSQLNTSCELKTHTDFVGYRNAKDLSCEDPNGSLHLLIGQGSPVQTFIQSQAFSTRRVQDKAQCAPCAMVELRIPSTPGYLDRDPCALARAQKRRRLAANARERRRMLGLNLAFDRLRSVIPTLECDKKLSKSETLQMAQIYISTLTEILQDRRTPPEFEENESFSPEPASPENPAKDQTVSSDDVAEQKKRRLPPTTSEPVAEYKVERCKDGTETYDRDRKSQAQETKMTGLLNLWERPSGTK from the coding sequence ATGCCCCGACACCAAAGCCAATTGAATACTAGTTGCGAGTTAAAGACACATACAGACTTTGTTGGTTACAGAAATGCGAAAGATCTGAGCTGCGAAGATCCAAACGGTTCGCTGCATTTACTTATTGGGCAAGGATCCCCCGTGCAGACATTTATTCAGAGCCAAGCGTTCAGCACCAGGAGAGTGCAGGACAAGGCGCAATGTGCTCCATGTGCTATGGTTGAACTTCGGATCCCCAGCACTCCGGGGTACCTAGACCGAGATCCTTGTGCCTTAGCTCGGGCGCAGAAGCGGCGGCGTCTGGCTGCCAACGCCAGAGAGAGGAGACGGATGTTGGGGTTAAATCTAGCTTTCGACCGTCTGCGGAGCGTCATTCCGACTCTTGAGTGCGACAAGAAGCTGTCAAAGTCGGAAACCCTTCAGATGGCTCAAATATATATATCGACTCTCACAGAGATTCTTCAGGACAGGAGAACCCCGCCGGAATTCGAGGAAAACGAGAGTTTCAGCCCTGAGCCAGCGTCCCCGGAGAACCCAGCGAAGGATCAAACTGTGTCATCCGATGATGtggcagaacaaaaaaagagacGATTGCCTCCGACCACCTCCGAACCAGTAGCAGAATACAAGGTGGAAAGATGTAAAGATGGAACAGAAACTTACGACAGAGACCGCAAAAGCCAAGCCCAGGAGACTAAGATGACGGGTTTGTTAAACCTCTGGGAAAGACCTAGCGGTACTAAATGA